In Pseudoduganella albidiflava, a single window of DNA contains:
- a CDS encoding isocitrate lyase, translated as MSQYQDDIQAIATLKDKEGSAWNAINPESAARMRAQNRFKTGLDIARYTAAIMRADMANYDADSSKYTQSLGCWHGFIGQQKMISIKKHFQSTERRYLYLSGWMIAALRSEFGPLPDQSMHEKTAVAGLIRELYTFLRQADARELGGLFRQLDAAPEGPARQAIQDQIDNHVTHVVPIIADIDAGFGNAEATYLMAKQMIEAGACCIQIENQVSDEKQCGHQDGKVTVPHEDFLAKIRAVRYAFLELGVDDGLIVARTDSLGAGLTKQIAFTREPGDLGDQYNSFLDADEVTVDSIANGDVVIKRDGKLVRPKRLPSNLFQFRPGTGEARCVLDCITSLQNGADLLWIETEKPHIAQIGGMVKEIRKVIPNAKLVYNNSPSFNWTLNFRQQAYDAMKEAGKDVSAYERSQLMSVEYDGTELALAADEKIRTFQADAAREAGIFHHLITLPTYHTAALSTDNLAKEYFGEQGMLGYVAGVQRKEIRQGIACVKHQNMSGSDIGDDHKEYFSGEAALKASGKHNTMNQF; from the coding sequence ATGTCACAGTACCAAGACGATATCCAAGCCATCGCCACCCTCAAGGACAAGGAAGGCAGCGCATGGAATGCCATCAACCCCGAGTCCGCCGCACGGATGCGCGCCCAGAACCGGTTCAAGACCGGCCTCGATATCGCCCGGTACACGGCCGCGATCATGCGCGCCGACATGGCGAACTACGACGCCGATTCCTCGAAGTACACCCAGTCGCTGGGCTGCTGGCACGGCTTCATCGGCCAGCAAAAAATGATCTCGATCAAGAAGCACTTCCAGAGCACCGAGCGCCGCTACTTGTACCTCTCCGGCTGGATGATCGCCGCCCTGCGCTCCGAGTTCGGTCCGCTGCCTGACCAGTCGATGCATGAAAAGACCGCCGTCGCCGGCCTGATCCGCGAGCTGTACACCTTCCTGCGCCAGGCCGATGCGCGCGAACTGGGCGGCCTGTTCCGCCAGCTGGACGCCGCCCCCGAAGGCCCTGCCCGGCAAGCGATCCAGGACCAGATCGACAACCACGTGACGCACGTGGTGCCCATCATCGCCGACATCGACGCCGGTTTCGGCAACGCCGAAGCAACCTACCTGATGGCCAAGCAGATGATCGAGGCGGGCGCCTGCTGCATCCAGATCGAGAACCAGGTTTCCGATGAAAAGCAGTGCGGCCACCAGGATGGCAAGGTCACGGTTCCGCATGAAGACTTCCTCGCCAAGATCCGCGCGGTGCGCTACGCCTTCCTGGAACTGGGCGTGGATGACGGCCTGATCGTTGCGCGTACCGACTCGCTGGGTGCCGGCCTGACCAAGCAGATCGCCTTCACCCGCGAGCCGGGCGACCTGGGCGACCAGTACAATTCCTTCCTGGATGCGGACGAAGTGACGGTCGATTCGATCGCCAACGGCGATGTCGTGATCAAGCGCGATGGCAAGCTGGTGCGGCCGAAGCGCTTGCCGAGCAACCTGTTCCAGTTCCGTCCGGGCACCGGCGAAGCGCGTTGCGTACTCGATTGCATCACCTCGCTGCAAAACGGCGCCGACCTGCTGTGGATCGAGACCGAAAAACCGCATATCGCCCAGATCGGCGGCATGGTGAAGGAAATCCGCAAGGTGATTCCCAACGCCAAGCTGGTGTACAACAACAGCCCGTCCTTCAACTGGACCCTGAACTTCCGCCAGCAAGCCTATGACGCCATGAAGGAAGCAGGCAAGGATGTGTCCGCTTACGAGCGTTCGCAACTGATGAGCGTGGAATACGACGGCACCGAACTGGCGCTCGCCGCGGACGAAAAGATCCGCACGTTCCAGGCCGACGCTGCCCGCGAAGCCGGTATCTTCCACCACCTGATCACGCTGCCGACCTACCATACGGCCGCACTGTCGACCGACAACCTGGCGAAGGAATACTTCGGCGAGCAAGGCATGCTGGGTTACGTGGCCGGCGTCCAGCGCAAGGAAATCCGCCAGGGCATCGCCTGCGTCAAGCACCAGAACATGTCGGGTTCGGACATCGGCGACGACCACAAGGAATACTTCAGCGGCGAAGCTGCGCTGAAGGCATCCGGCAAGCACAACACGATGAACCAGTTCTGA
- the gdhA gene encoding NADP-specific glutamate dehydrogenase, with protein MKYASVHQFLQHVADRNPGQPEFLQAVTEVMESLWPFIEAHPKYAEQGLLDRLVEPERVVMFRVSWVDDHGQVQVNRGYRIQHSMAIGPYKGGLRFHPSVTLSVLKFLAFEQTFKNALTTLPMGGGKGGSDFDPKGKSPGEVMRFCQAFVSELFRHVGSDTDVPAGDIGVGGREVGYMAGMMKKLSNRADCVFTGKGLSFGGSLIRPEATGYGTVYFADEMLKTRGRSFEGLRVSVSGSGNVAQYAVEKAMELGARVITVSDSSGTVIDEEGFTPEKLAILMEVKNHHYGRVSDYAERTGSRFEAGVRPWHIPVDVALPCATQNELDADDAATLIRNCVLCVAEGANMPSTIEAAKAFEAAGVLYAPGKASNAGGVATSGLEMSQNAERISWPREEVDGRLLQIMQGIHAACLKYGARPDGSVSYVDGANIAGFVKVADAMLAQGVI; from the coding sequence ATGAAATACGCATCCGTACACCAGTTCCTGCAGCACGTCGCCGACCGCAATCCTGGCCAGCCTGAATTCCTGCAGGCCGTTACCGAAGTGATGGAAAGCCTGTGGCCCTTCATCGAAGCACACCCGAAATATGCCGAGCAGGGTTTGCTGGACCGCCTGGTCGAACCCGAGCGGGTCGTGATGTTCCGCGTCTCCTGGGTCGACGACCATGGCCAGGTGCAGGTCAATCGCGGCTACCGCATCCAGCACAGCATGGCCATCGGCCCGTACAAAGGTGGCCTGCGCTTCCACCCGTCGGTCACCCTGTCCGTGCTGAAGTTCCTGGCCTTCGAGCAGACCTTCAAGAATGCGCTGACGACGCTGCCGATGGGCGGCGGCAAGGGCGGCTCCGACTTCGACCCGAAAGGCAAGAGCCCCGGTGAGGTGATGCGCTTCTGCCAGGCCTTCGTGAGCGAACTGTTCCGCCACGTGGGCTCGGACACCGACGTTCCCGCCGGCGACATCGGCGTGGGCGGCCGCGAAGTCGGCTACATGGCCGGCATGATGAAAAAGCTCAGCAACCGCGCCGACTGCGTGTTCACCGGCAAGGGCCTGAGCTTCGGCGGCTCGCTGATCCGCCCGGAGGCGACCGGCTACGGCACGGTCTACTTCGCGGACGAGATGCTGAAAACGCGCGGCCGTTCCTTCGAAGGCTTGCGGGTCAGCGTCTCCGGCTCGGGCAACGTGGCGCAATACGCGGTGGAAAAGGCGATGGAGCTGGGCGCCAGGGTCATCACCGTATCGGATTCGAGCGGCACCGTGATCGACGAGGAAGGCTTCACGCCTGAAAAGCTGGCGATCCTGATGGAAGTGAAGAACCATCACTATGGCCGCGTCAGCGACTACGCGGAACGCACCGGCAGCCGCTTCGAAGCGGGCGTACGGCCATGGCACATCCCGGTGGACGTCGCCCTCCCCTGCGCGACGCAGAACGAACTGGATGCGGACGATGCCGCCACGCTGATCCGGAACTGCGTGCTGTGCGTGGCGGAAGGCGCCAACATGCCTTCCACCATCGAGGCGGCGAAAGCCTTCGAGGCCGCCGGCGTACTGTATGCGCCGGGCAAGGCCAGCAATGCCGGCGGCGTCGCCACGTCCGGACTGGAAATGAGCCAGAACGCCGAGCGCATCAGCTGGCCGCGCGAGGAAGTGGATGGCCGCCTGCTGCAGATCATGCAGGGCATCCACGCGGCCTGCCTGAAGTACGGCGCCCGGCCGGACGGCAGCGTCAGCTACGTGGATGGCGCGAACATCGCGGGCTTCGTCAAGGTAGCCGATGCGATGCTGGCGCAAGGCGTGATCTGA
- a CDS encoding host attachment protein, whose amino-acid sequence MKPTWIITANAGRARIFEESALTEPLQEIEDMVSPGAKQSISDVVTDQAGPTAAAKSSHNIGSGNQAPGIAHNANSGAPNKQYQPAVTPNEAEAVRFAKDISSYLSKAHQEGRFAHLVISASPQFLGTLRTVIDPQLKDLIKTEFNKDYTHFNGPQLREQLQALKDKQE is encoded by the coding sequence ATGAAACCAACCTGGATTATCACGGCCAATGCGGGCCGGGCAAGGATCTTCGAGGAGTCCGCGCTGACCGAACCCCTGCAGGAAATCGAAGACATGGTCAGTCCCGGCGCAAAGCAGAGCATCTCCGACGTCGTCACCGACCAGGCCGGCCCCACGGCCGCCGCGAAGAGCAGCCACAACATCGGCAGCGGCAACCAGGCCCCCGGCATCGCGCACAATGCCAATTCCGGCGCGCCGAACAAGCAATACCAGCCAGCCGTCACGCCTAACGAGGCCGAGGCGGTAAGGTTCGCCAAGGATATTTCCTCCTACCTGAGCAAGGCACACCAGGAAGGCCGTTTCGCCCACCTGGTCATTTCCGCCTCGCCACAGTTCCTGGGCACGCTGCGCACGGTCATCGATCCGCAGTTGAAAGACCTGATCAAGACCGAGTTCAACAAGGACTACACGCACTTCAACGGCCCGCAACTGCGCGAGCAACTGCAGGCGCTGAAGGACAAGCAGGAATAA
- the modA gene encoding molybdate ABC transporter substrate-binding protein, translating into MRNKFLAAVLAAAIPMVAGAADVTVSAAASLTNAFKELAQSFEVAHPGNRVLLNFAASDPLVQQIAKGAPVDVFASADQEAMDKAENLKLLAPGTRRDFASNTVVLVVPLDSRITSLADLAGARRLTTGNPASVPIGRYSREALSKANLWQGLEPKFVFATSVRQSLDYVARGEVDAGFVYATDVLAQKDKVKAVATIPTATPVRYPIAVVANAPQPALARQFAGYVASGTGQAILAKHGFGKP; encoded by the coding sequence ATGCGAAACAAATTTCTTGCCGCCGTGCTTGCGGCGGCCATTCCGATGGTAGCCGGCGCCGCCGACGTCACCGTGTCCGCGGCGGCCAGCCTGACCAATGCGTTCAAGGAGCTGGCGCAATCGTTCGAAGTGGCCCACCCGGGCAACCGGGTGCTGCTGAACTTCGCCGCTTCCGACCCGCTCGTGCAACAGATCGCCAAAGGCGCGCCGGTGGACGTGTTCGCCTCCGCCGACCAGGAAGCGATGGACAAGGCGGAAAACCTGAAACTGCTCGCGCCCGGCACACGGCGCGATTTCGCCAGCAATACGGTGGTGCTCGTCGTGCCGCTGGACAGCAGGATCACGTCACTGGCCGACCTGGCCGGTGCACGGCGCCTGACCACCGGCAATCCGGCCAGCGTGCCGATCGGCCGCTATTCGCGGGAAGCGCTGAGCAAAGCGAACCTGTGGCAGGGCCTGGAACCGAAATTCGTCTTCGCCACCTCGGTTCGCCAGAGCCTCGACTACGTGGCGCGCGGCGAAGTCGATGCGGGCTTCGTCTACGCCACCGACGTGCTGGCGCAGAAGGACAAGGTCAAAGCCGTCGCCACGATTCCAACCGCCACGCCGGTGCGCTATCCGATCGCCGTCGTCGCCAATGCGCCGCAGCCGGCACTGGCGCGCCAGTTCGCCGGCTACGTTGCCTCCGGAACGGGCCAGGCGATCCTGGCGAAGCACGGCTTCGGCAAGCCGTGA
- a CDS encoding LTA synthase family protein: protein MFRKNPILHELATRPLERVSWAGPYAILLRMLLIGLAVLSLSRMGLMAWQWQRVAAEGIPVQMLVQGVRADLILLGYLLAVPLLLAPLLAYRRLATLWRGFTLAWATAALVFVVFMEFSTPQFVMQYDVRPNRLFVEYLSDPVEVCATLWHGFRAAVLLGLAGTVLLGVAIHRLLRAGATRVTMWPARKLLLTWPLICLAVVMQIRSTTAHRPANAALFALTSDAMVNSLIINSPWSMLEGVASMLEEKTSSAIYGEMDRARVVAEVKAAPWLRDLRFTDPAMPTLHVQEPAIRRERPLNLVIVLEESLGATFVQSLGGLPLTPELEKLKHEGWWFEQLYATGTRSVRGIEAVVAGYAPTPARSVVKLSLSQTNFYTLAAGLGQQGYHTEFVYGGEAHFDNMRSFFTGNGFQKIVDRKQMKPVFTGSWGASDEDLFDKSLERLKALHREGKPFFSLIFTSSNHEPFEFPDGKIALHDADKQTVNNAVKYADFALGKFIAAAKREDYWKDTVFLIVADHDNRVYGNALVPVKKFHIPGLILGADIAPKRIATMASQIDLAPTLLSLMGVASEHPMIGRDLVRDSTSPGRALLQFDNYFAYLEDGTATILRPSGSPLLGRYDTATGAFDNDAAGTPTAAQVRRAMAHVMLPSLMYREGSYRLPQGK from the coding sequence ATGTTTAGAAAGAATCCAATCCTGCATGAGCTGGCTACCCGGCCGCTGGAGCGTGTGTCCTGGGCCGGCCCCTATGCCATCCTGCTGCGCATGCTGCTGATCGGCCTGGCCGTGCTGTCGCTGTCGCGCATGGGACTGATGGCGTGGCAGTGGCAGCGCGTGGCGGCCGAAGGTATTCCGGTGCAGATGCTGGTGCAGGGCGTGCGTGCCGACCTGATCCTGCTCGGCTACCTGCTGGCCGTGCCGCTGCTGCTGGCACCATTGCTGGCCTATCGCCGGCTGGCCACGCTGTGGCGTGGATTCACGCTGGCGTGGGCCACGGCCGCGCTGGTGTTCGTCGTGTTCATGGAGTTTTCCACGCCGCAGTTCGTGATGCAGTACGACGTGCGGCCGAACCGCCTGTTCGTCGAGTACCTGTCGGACCCGGTCGAAGTGTGCGCCACGCTGTGGCACGGCTTTCGTGCCGCCGTGCTGCTCGGGCTGGCCGGCACAGTGCTGCTGGGCGTGGCCATCCACCGCCTGCTGCGCGCCGGAGCGACACGCGTGACGATGTGGCCGGCGCGAAAACTGCTGCTCACCTGGCCGCTGATCTGCCTGGCGGTCGTCATGCAGATCCGCTCGACGACTGCCCACCGCCCGGCCAACGCGGCCCTGTTCGCGCTGACCAGCGATGCCATGGTCAATTCGCTGATCATCAATTCACCCTGGTCGATGCTCGAAGGCGTGGCCTCGATGCTGGAAGAAAAGACCTCGTCGGCGATCTATGGCGAGATGGACCGGGCGCGCGTGGTGGCCGAGGTGAAGGCTGCGCCATGGCTGCGCGATCTCCGCTTCACGGATCCGGCGATGCCCACGCTGCATGTGCAGGAGCCGGCGATCCGGCGCGAGCGGCCGCTCAACCTGGTGATCGTGCTGGAGGAAAGCCTGGGCGCGACGTTCGTGCAATCGCTGGGCGGTTTGCCGCTGACGCCGGAACTGGAAAAGCTGAAGCACGAGGGCTGGTGGTTCGAGCAGCTGTATGCGACCGGCACCCGGTCGGTACGCGGCATCGAGGCGGTGGTGGCGGGCTATGCGCCCACGCCGGCGCGCAGCGTGGTCAAGCTGTCGCTGTCGCAGACCAATTTCTATACGCTGGCGGCCGGGCTGGGGCAGCAGGGCTACCACACGGAATTCGTGTACGGCGGCGAGGCCCACTTCGACAATATGCGCAGCTTCTTCACCGGCAACGGCTTCCAGAAGATCGTCGACCGCAAGCAGATGAAGCCGGTGTTCACGGGTAGCTGGGGCGCCTCGGACGAAGACCTGTTCGACAAGTCGCTGGAGCGGCTGAAGGCGCTGCACCGGGAAGGCAAGCCGTTCTTCAGCCTGATCTTCACGTCATCGAACCATGAACCGTTCGAATTCCCGGACGGGAAAATCGCGCTGCACGACGCGGACAAGCAGACGGTGAACAACGCCGTCAAGTACGCCGACTTCGCACTCGGCAAATTCATCGCGGCGGCGAAACGGGAAGACTACTGGAAGGACACGGTGTTCCTGATCGTGGCCGACCACGACAACCGCGTGTACGGCAACGCCCTCGTGCCGGTGAAGAAATTCCACATCCCCGGCCTGATCCTCGGTGCGGATATCGCGCCGAAGCGCATCGCCACGATGGCCAGCCAGATCGACCTGGCGCCGACGCTGCTGTCGCTGATGGGCGTGGCCAGCGAACACCCGATGATCGGCCGCGACCTGGTGCGCGACAGCACCTCCCCGGGCCGCGCGCTGCTGCAGTTCGATAACTACTTCGCCTACCTGGAAGACGGCACCGCCACGATCCTGCGGCCGTCCGGCAGCCCGCTGCTGGGCCGCTACGATACCGCGACCGGTGCGTTCGACAACGATGCGGCCGGCACGCCGACGGCGGCCCAGGTGCGGCGCGCGATGGCCCACGTGATGCTGCCGTCGCTGATGTACCGGGAGGGATCGTACCGGCTGCCGCAAGGGAAATAG
- a CDS encoding hybrid sensor histidine kinase/response regulator, which produces MTTAAPKQSIPADGEPPQRIIKIRRDYNTWVANETIEDYALRYTPRSFRKWSVFRVSNTAFGAISFLVLEAIGGTIAVNYGFVNAFWAILTVGLIIFLTGLPISYYAARHGVDMDLLTRGAGFGYIGSTISSFVYASFTFILFALEAAIMAYALELYFHLPLYLGYLVSALVVIPLVTHGVTLISRIQMISQPVWLILLALPFIAILHKQPELVGELAHFTGQSPANGGFNMLLFGAATAVGVALITQIGEQVDFLRFMPEQTKENRLRWHLGVLVAGPGWIVLGILKMLGGALLALLAIKGGASLAEAVNPNQMYLAGFSQVFANPTLAVLATALFVVISQVKINMTNAYAGSLAWSNFFARLTHSHPGRVVWAVFNALIAVLLMELDVFQALDQVLGLYSNIAIAWITAVVADLVINKPLGLSPPGIEFRRAYLYDINPVGVGAMLLASALSIVAFTGLFGAQLQAFSAFIALGTALVASPLIAWATGGRYYLSRPAHEWHHDKHGAAHTKVCCICEKEYETEDMAHCPAYQGPICSLCCCLDARCDDACKPHARFSHQWEGAMKKLLPASMWPYMTSGLGHYLVLMMATVLFTGTLLGLLYVHEQKALGEAAAALLPALRLAYLKIFAALLLASGIVAWWLVLTSASRRVAQEESNRQTSLLQREIELHGRTDAALQLAKKQADAANQAKSRYIAGISHEIRTPLNSILGYAQLLDNDPAIPAHRQGAIRVIRGSGEHLLSLIEGTLDIARIEGGKFSFDIREVDFHDFIGQLVRMFEQQAAARGLAFRYEPAGELPQVVRADRKRLGQILMNILGNAVKFTQHGSVTLRVRHARDLVTFDIEDTGAGILPDEAERIFEPFSRGSAANGPGAAPGTGLGLPISKMLTQMMGGELTLDSTPGVGSTFRILLRLPRVHGATPAAVRGPVRTGYAGPRRKILVVDNEQVDRELLVNILAPLGFDTAQAQSGQECLALYPHCRPDLILMDLAMPGIDGWEASRIIRHEHRSPVPILIVSANAYDKALDNPAGIPAEDFIVKPVNVAELLDRIGRRLDLEWLAQPPAPAPAATPGPMRFPPAAQLDALRAQVAAGYVRGIRAQLDAIAAHGSDHDAFVAAMRGHAARFDLEAMSRFLEQGEHHVKQTT; this is translated from the coding sequence ATGACGACCGCCGCACCAAAACAAAGCATTCCCGCCGACGGCGAGCCGCCCCAGCGCATCATCAAGATCCGCCGCGACTACAACACGTGGGTGGCCAACGAAACGATCGAGGATTACGCGCTGCGCTACACGCCCCGCTCGTTCCGCAAATGGTCGGTATTCCGCGTGTCGAACACCGCCTTCGGCGCCATCTCGTTCCTCGTGCTGGAAGCGATCGGCGGCACCATCGCCGTCAACTACGGCTTCGTCAACGCGTTCTGGGCGATCCTCACGGTCGGCCTGATCATCTTCCTGACCGGGCTGCCGATCAGCTATTACGCGGCGCGCCATGGCGTGGACATGGACCTGCTGACGCGCGGCGCCGGCTTCGGCTACATCGGCTCGACCATCTCATCGTTCGTGTACGCGTCGTTCACGTTCATCCTGTTCGCGCTGGAAGCGGCGATCATGGCCTATGCGCTGGAGCTGTATTTCCACCTGCCGCTCTATCTCGGCTACCTGGTCAGCGCGCTGGTGGTGATCCCGCTGGTCACGCACGGCGTCACGCTGATCAGCCGCATCCAGATGATCAGCCAGCCCGTGTGGCTGATCCTGCTGGCGCTGCCGTTCATCGCGATCCTGCACAAGCAGCCGGAACTCGTCGGCGAACTGGCGCATTTCACGGGCCAGTCGCCGGCCAACGGCGGTTTCAACATGCTGCTGTTCGGCGCCGCCACCGCGGTGGGCGTGGCGCTGATCACGCAGATCGGCGAGCAGGTGGACTTCCTGCGCTTCATGCCGGAGCAAACCAAGGAAAACCGCCTGCGCTGGCACCTGGGCGTGCTCGTCGCCGGGCCGGGCTGGATCGTGCTCGGCATCCTCAAGATGCTGGGCGGCGCGCTGCTCGCGCTGCTGGCGATCAAGGGCGGCGCCTCACTGGCCGAGGCGGTGAACCCGAACCAGATGTACCTCGCCGGCTTTTCCCAGGTGTTCGCCAATCCCACCCTGGCCGTGCTGGCGACCGCGCTGTTCGTCGTCATCTCGCAGGTGAAGATCAACATGACCAACGCCTACGCCGGCTCGCTGGCCTGGTCGAATTTCTTCGCGCGCCTGACGCACAGCCACCCGGGCCGCGTGGTGTGGGCCGTGTTCAACGCGCTGATCGCCGTGCTGCTGATGGAGCTGGACGTGTTCCAGGCGCTGGACCAGGTGCTGGGCCTGTACTCGAACATCGCCATCGCGTGGATCACGGCGGTCGTGGCCGATCTCGTCATCAACAAGCCGCTGGGTCTCAGCCCGCCCGGCATCGAATTCCGCCGCGCCTACCTGTACGACATCAACCCGGTCGGCGTGGGCGCGATGCTGCTGGCTTCCGCGCTGTCCATCGTGGCGTTCACCGGCCTGTTCGGCGCGCAGCTGCAAGCCTTTTCAGCCTTCATCGCGCTGGGCACCGCCCTGGTCGCGTCCCCGCTGATCGCCTGGGCCACGGGCGGCCGCTACTACCTTTCGCGGCCGGCCCACGAATGGCATCACGACAAGCACGGCGCGGCGCACACCAAAGTCTGCTGCATCTGCGAGAAGGAATACGAAACCGAGGACATGGCCCATTGCCCCGCCTACCAGGGGCCGATCTGCTCGCTGTGCTGCTGCCTGGACGCCCGCTGCGACGATGCGTGCAAGCCGCACGCGCGTTTCTCGCACCAGTGGGAAGGGGCGATGAAGAAACTGCTGCCGGCATCGATGTGGCCGTACATGACGAGCGGGCTCGGTCACTACCTGGTGCTGATGATGGCCACGGTGCTGTTCACCGGCACCCTGCTCGGCCTGTTGTACGTGCACGAGCAGAAGGCGCTGGGCGAGGCGGCCGCCGCGCTGCTGCCGGCGCTGCGGCTGGCCTACCTGAAGATCTTCGCGGCCCTGCTGCTGGCCAGCGGCATCGTGGCATGGTGGCTGGTGCTCACGAGTGCCAGCCGGCGCGTTGCGCAGGAAGAATCGAATCGCCAGACCAGCCTGCTGCAGCGCGAGATCGAACTGCACGGCCGCACCGACGCCGCCCTGCAGCTGGCGAAAAAGCAGGCCGACGCGGCCAACCAGGCCAAGAGCCGCTACATCGCCGGCATCAGCCACGAGATCCGCACACCGCTGAACAGCATCCTCGGCTACGCGCAACTGCTGGACAACGATCCGGCCATTCCCGCCCACCGGCAGGGAGCGATCCGCGTGATCCGCGGCAGCGGCGAACACCTGCTGTCGCTGATCGAAGGCACGCTGGATATCGCCCGCATCGAAGGCGGCAAGTTCAGCTTCGACATCCGCGAGGTCGATTTCCACGACTTCATCGGCCAGCTGGTGCGCATGTTCGAGCAGCAGGCCGCCGCGCGGGGGCTGGCCTTCCGCTACGAGCCGGCGGGCGAATTACCTCAGGTGGTGCGGGCGGACCGCAAGCGGCTGGGCCAGATCCTCATGAATATCCTCGGCAACGCCGTCAAGTTCACGCAGCATGGGAGCGTCACCTTGCGCGTGCGCCATGCGCGCGACCTCGTTACGTTCGACATCGAGGACACGGGCGCGGGCATCCTGCCGGATGAAGCGGAGCGCATCTTCGAACCATTCTCGCGCGGCAGCGCCGCCAACGGCCCCGGCGCCGCGCCCGGCACGGGCCTGGGCCTGCCGATCAGCAAGATGCTGACGCAGATGATGGGCGGCGAGCTCACACTCGACAGCACGCCCGGTGTCGGCAGCACGTTCCGCATCCTGCTGCGCCTGCCCCGCGTGCATGGCGCCACGCCGGCCGCCGTGCGCGGCCCGGTGCGCACCGGCTATGCCGGCCCGCGCAGGAAAATCCTCGTCGTCGACAACGAACAGGTCGACCGCGAACTGCTGGTCAACATCCTCGCGCCGCTCGGTTTCGACACGGCGCAGGCGCAGTCCGGCCAGGAATGCCTGGCCCTGTATCCGCACTGCCGGCCGGACCTGATCCTGATGGACCTGGCGATGCCGGGCATCGACGGCTGGGAAGCGAGCCGCATCATCCGGCACGAACACCGTTCGCCGGTGCCGATCCTGATCGTGTCCGCCAATGCCTACGACAAGGCGCTGGACAACCCGGCCGGCATTCCCGCCGAGGACTTCATCGTCAAGCCGGTCAACGTGGCCGAACTGCTGGACCGCATCGGCCGGCGGCTGGATCTCGAATGGCTGGCGCAGCCGCCGGCGCCGGCACCCGCCGCCACGCCGGGGCCGATGCGCTTCCCGCCCGCGGCACAACTCGATGCGCTGCGCGCGCAGGTCGCCGCCGGCTATGTGCGCGGCATCCGCGCGCAGCTGGACGCGATCGCCGCGCACGGCTCCGATCACGATGCCTTCGTCGCGGCGATGCGCGGCCATGCCGCCCGCTTCGACCTGGAGGCGATGTCACGATTCCTGGAACAGGGAGAACACCATGTCAAGCAAACCACCTGA
- a CDS encoding response regulator transcription factor, translated as MSSKPPDRHASHVVLIVDDVPENLAVLHDALDEAGFTVLVANNGPAALERARQLVPDIILLDAMMPGMDGFEVCRHLRASMVTRAIPIVFMTGLTEPEHVVAAFDAGGTDYVTKPVRQSEVLARIGAHLQTARLMNQARSALDAFGNAMLAVTPHNGRIVWQTPLARQWMGQYFDAADATPQALTAWLAGDKAAPLTIIRGASRLVFTVADQGSEQWMIVLREESDTARVQALMALLKLTQRESEVLHWVMMGKTNKDIGDILGTSPRTVNKHLEHVFHKLGVETRTAAAALALNRMRAGAPAVETV; from the coding sequence ATGTCAAGCAAACCACCTGACCGCCACGCCAGTCACGTCGTCCTGATCGTCGACGACGTGCCGGAAAACCTGGCCGTGCTGCACGATGCGCTGGACGAAGCCGGCTTCACGGTCCTCGTCGCCAACAACGGCCCGGCCGCGCTGGAGCGTGCCCGCCAACTGGTGCCGGACATCATCCTGCTCGATGCGATGATGCCCGGCATGGACGGCTTCGAAGTGTGCCGCCACCTGCGCGCCAGCATGGTCACGCGGGCCATCCCGATCGTGTTCATGACGGGGCTCACGGAGCCGGAACACGTGGTGGCCGCCTTCGATGCCGGCGGCACCGATTACGTGACCAAGCCGGTGCGGCAAAGCGAAGTGCTGGCGCGGATCGGCGCCCACCTGCAAACGGCGCGGCTGATGAACCAGGCGCGCAGCGCGCTCGACGCGTTCGGCAACGCGATGCTGGCGGTCACGCCGCACAACGGCCGCATCGTCTGGCAAACGCCGCTGGCGCGGCAGTGGATGGGCCAGTACTTCGACGCGGCGGACGCCACGCCGCAGGCGCTGACCGCCTGGCTGGCCGGCGACAAGGCGGCGCCATTGACGATCATCCGCGGTGCCAGCCGGCTCGTGTTCACGGTGGCGGACCAGGGCAGCGAACAGTGGATGATCGTGCTGCGCGAGGAATCCGATACCGCGCGGGTGCAGGCCCTGATGGCGCTGCTGAAGCTCACGCAGCGCGAATCCGAAGTGCTGCACTGGGTGATGATGGGCAAGACCAACAAGGATATCGGCGACATCCTCGGCACCAGCCCGCGCACCGTCAACAAGCACCTGGAGCACGTGTTCCACAAGCTGGGCGTGGAAACGCGCACCGCCGCCGCCGCGCTCGCGCTGAACCGGATGCGGGCCGGTGCGCCGGCGGTCGAGACGGTTTGA